From the Lathyrus oleraceus cultivar Zhongwan6 chromosome 3, CAAS_Psat_ZW6_1.0, whole genome shotgun sequence genome, the window TCAATATTCAATTGTGCCAGGGTAGTCTTAGGTAACACGTTCAAGGATGAACCTGTATCCACCAGTACTCGAGCCAAAGTAACATCTGTACACTGAATGGAGATATGAAGCGCCATATTATGTTCTCGCCCATTAGGGGGTAAATCATCATCAGTGAACATCAAACAACTACTAGCATTGAGATTAGCAACCACATTATCAAACTGAATAACACTGATATCTTCTGCCACATAAGCTTCGTTCAAGAACTTCAATAGAGCAGTCctatgagcctcagaactcataagtagagaaagaatggatatttttgaaggagtttggttgagctgatctacgaccttgtaatcactcttcttgatgatcttCAAGAATTCTCTATCCTCTTCAGTAGTCACTGCTTTCTTAGATGAGCCTTCTCCTACTTCTGGAGGATTCACCTCTTTCCCTTTCGTTGGTTCAACTGTTGGTACACTTTCTTTGTTTGGGGTCACTTCAGGAGCGAAAACCCTTCCACTTCGAGTCACACCACTAGCTCCAGCGATGTTAGTCACATCTGGCTCTTTCAAGATTACTGGTTTGTTACCCACATAAACTACAGGCTCATAGTTCCAAGGTACGGCTTTGGTACTGTCAAATGAGAATGGAGCGGGAACATGGATAACCATGGGCTCAATCTTCTCCACTGGCTCTAGGTCAACATTTCTCTGATAAGGGACCACAAAAGGCTTGGGAAGCCTCTCCTGATCAAACACAGGCACAACCACAGCAACGTCCTCATCAATCTTTGCTCTAGTGAACTGAATAACCCGTTGATCCATCAAACGTTGAAGATAAATTTTGAATTCACCACACTGATCGGGGTTGGACGAACATACCACACAATTATCATGTACTCCATTCATCAATTCTGCTTCCATCAATCTAGCATGGACCACTGTTAAAAGAGTCTTCAACTTGAACACATCCTTTATCAATCCATCATCAGTTGAACTTTCTATAGCACTGACACCTGAACTATCATGTTTAGGTAAAGGATTGTTCCCCACATTTGGAACATCAGCAAAAGACAATATTTTCTGATCTATCAATTCTTGGACCCGAAGCTTGAACACCTTGCAATTCTCTGTTGTATGACCCTCTGAATTAGCATGAAAGGCACatctagcattctcatcataccAAGGCTTATGCAACTTCGGCATTGGAGGTAATGCCCTTGGCACGACAGTCCCATTCTGAATCAGATACGGTAGCAATTGAGTGTAAGTCATTGGGATAGGAGTGGTATTCACATTATTGTACTGTTGATATGGCCTCTGTTGATTTGGTCGTTGCTGCTGAACTGGACGTGGTTGATTATTctgttgatttctctgttgatgTTAAGGTGGAGGAGTCTGGAACTGAGGTTGTGGAGCTTGATATTGAGGAACTGGAACTTGATAATGAGGTACCGGAGCTGGAATAGGAACATGAGCAATTGGACGATAAGGCATGGTTGGATATTGAGCAGCTGCTACGTGAGGGTACTGATAATAAGGCAGAGAAGCAAGAGCCCTGGGTGGTACCCTCCTCTGAGAAGAAATGGCACTAGTCTCACCCTCCTTCCTCTTGAATccgttgaaaggcttcttcaagattggttgactgttggaacctccctggattttaccactcttcagtccttcttctactctttctcccacgatcaccatgtcagaaaatcctgtggacacactactgatcaatctttcataatattggccctgcaaggttcccatgaaaatgtcaattaattcacgatcaaccagcggcgtgtgcacccttgcagccaactctctccagcgttgtgcgtattctttaaaagattcattgtctttctgggccatactctgaagctgagtacggtttggtgccatgtcagtattatatttgtattgctttgcgaatgcttcagccaactcatcccaagtgtggatgttgctacattccaactgcatgtaccagtccaaagatgccccagttagactgtcctgaaagcaatggatcatgagcttatcatctctggcataggcagccatttttctgcaatacattttcaaatgtatgttaggacatgtgagtcctttgtatttttcaaattcaggcGCTTTGAATTTTGGAGGAATCACCACGTCTGGGACTAGACACATCTCCAAGGCACTTAAACGGGTTGAGTTATGTCCTTCCAAGATTCTTAGCTTTTCGGCCAGAGCACGACACATCAAGATAGCCTCAGAATCTTGGGCAGCAGTAGGCATGACCACTGGAGTAGCTCCATTGTAATTCTGCATTTCAAACTCGTCCTGGAGCTCTTCATCAGTGCGGGGCATGACTACTTGATTGACTATCGGAGGTCCTTGCGCAGCGACTCCATCAGCTACTCCAGAAGTATGCGCAGGTGGAGGAACATGAGTTCTTTCAGACGGTGGAACAAAACCTGGGGGAAGGCCGTAGATAACGGGATTTGGAATAGGAACTGAAGGTCCTGACTGAAGAGCAACCCCTTGAACTAGAGCATCGTTCCTTGCAGCAGCGGCAACACGAGCCTCTTCTTCCCTTCTAGCCAGAGCTTGTATAGCCTCAAAGATCTGCTCAATCTTGCTTTTGACAGAGTCCATCTCCTCTCTGAAGGCAGCTTGTTCTTCTCTAACTACATCCATGATTCTTCTTGTGTTGGAGCGAGTAGCGTATGTACGTTGAGGAATCAGCTTGAACTACTGGACACGAGGAAAAATGGaatgagtttttgttttgagaaatgaaatgcatgatgcatatGTTAATGCACGTGGATTTAAAAATGTCTTTTATGCTtatgttcaattttattttcagggaaccgtgttagattccttgtaacttagcaagcattcaaagagatcacggggaataaaacaagaatggaaccaaactttttgtacaaaagaaactcAAAATCCTTCATTCAATCAATTTAAAATAGAGTACAAGGATTGAGTACAAAatattctttcaaacataaagGAAAGTACAACATAAAAAAAAGGTCAAACTGCAGGCTTCTGTTTGTTGAGATCTTCCAACTCTCCTTTGAACCTTTTTATCATGTCTTCACAAAGATAAATAAATTCAGTCACTGAACGAGGGATGTTGTCATTGTCTATGTCTTCCAAAGCACATCTTAGCATCAAAGGCACATTCGTAGCCATGCCATTACAGAAGTCTATCAAACTGGCAAACTTGTCTCGATACTCATTTCTTTGTTCATGTAAAAACTGGATGGTTTCCTCGCAGGCTGCCAAACTAGCATTCACATTTTCCCTTGCGTTCATCCAATCTTCACCTTCTTGTAGCAAAGAGTCATGTCGGCCTCTCCAGTATCGTTCCCACTCATTAGCATTTTCAACCTCCTGGCACTTTCCATTCCACATTTCAGGTGTAACCTGAGTAGCAGCCATAGCACTCTCTTTACTGCGGCGTTCTCGTTCTTCCCTTTCTTTTGATTCAAAGAGTGAAACATTGAGGTTGGCTATCTCAGCCTCAAGCATCTCTCTTATCTCCTTTTTTTGTTTTGTGGCGAGCTTCCACCATTTCTCTTTCTCACGACAATCCCTCTCAGCCTCTTTCAGTTGGCTTTTGACGGTATTCAAGCAGCTCTCAGCCTGATCTAACCCCTGTTTGACTCTTTTTCTCTTATATTCCTCCTTATCAGTCCTTTCCACATTTTCTTGAAGTTGTGTTTTCTTCCGCCCAAGCTCCCACTTATGATTATCCCTTTCTTCAGTAATCCGGAGAAGGTTCAACCgtagctcttcattctctttttccaaACTTTGGATGACAACTTTGAGCTCTTTAGCTTCCTCCATAGTGACGTGAGTAGGTTCTGGAGGATTTATATTCATCGGAGGCTCATAAGGGTATGGTAGTTTGTCTTGAGAAGCTCTGGCTTGGACCCAACTTGTATATGGCCCTCTAGCTATACAATTCTTCTTTCCACGGTCCCTTTTTCCTTCTCTACGAACTTTAGTCCAGGCACGACCTATCCTCTTCACCAAATCAACGTCCTTCACTCCTTCTCCCAGCAAGAAACCTTCTAACAACTTGTCTTCTGGTTTGTCATTCATAGGAAACCCAAGTTGCCGCATAGCAAGCTcaggattgtaattgatgcaacctcaagttcctatgagtggcacattatgGAAGTTGCCACATTTGACGATTATGTCCACATCATCATAAACACGAGAGTACCAGGTGATGTCATTGGCAGTGAGAGACATGATTTTTTGAGACCACTTGAGGTTATCCTTGTTCTGAATAAAAGGCCCTTCGCTTGGTAAGTGAGATAAGAACCATTTATACAGTAAAGGAGCGCAACACTGGATCATCCCCCCCTTCTTCTCATTTCTCCTATGGATAGAGTGATAAACATCTGCAAGCAAGGTGGGAATGGGATTCTTGAGCAAGAAAATGCGTATAGCAGTCATGTCCACGAAGTCATCAATgttcgggaacaagacaatcccatagagtATCAAGGCTAACACAGCATTGAAAGCGACCCAATCTTCTTTACTTTTGAAATCTGAAGCTTTTCCCACTAAGAACTTCAAAGGGAAGCCCAAAGTGCCTCCTTTTGGTCCAATATTAGCTTTCACTTCCGCTTTATCTAGACGTATAGCTGAACCTATTTGTTGATGTGTAGGAAGTTCCCCTAGACCGGTGTAAGGGATTTCATCCTTGATACCAATGTTTGCTATACGTGAGAACTCTTCAAGTGTTGGCGCCAACTGGAAGTCCTGGAATGTGAAACACCGCAagggaggatcatagaattgtgccaaagtgaaaatggcccaagcatccacctcggtgttcatgatagtcaacaggtcaccatactcaacacaaaagttgttccTTCTGATTTTTTTCACATCTGAGATCAACCCCTTAATCAAACCTAGCTTTGGATTCCTGAACTTGAATGAATAAGTACTTTTTTGATTGCTACCCATGTCTTCTGAATGCCTGCAATCAACAGAGTCTTTAGGTCCCTTGAAAATATGCACATGCCATAAgtgttatgattatgaaatgttttatgtttatgtatgtacagttgggtaggtgatcattggaacattctgattaattacttcatggaggaaaggttccaggaataggaaaaccaaacaggtaggctctagggtttaaaaggttcctagagtcatggacccaattcaagaatattatcgtcagaacgactaatcgtaagacaataatatcttaaaaaggatctattctaggtgaggtctttgtattaacccaacgagtcctaagtctcgtaggtcaatactacacaaccatcaactccacggttctagacacggttcccagagtcatggatcacacctgacaatattatcgtcagaacgactactcgtaagacaacaatatcctcaaaaatgatctattctgagtgaggtcttcgtattaacccaacgagtcctaagtctcataggttaacactacacaaccatcggtcctaaaagccataggttcagggttctacaaaaggtcctcaaaatcatagatcgaggttgaaagtatcaccgccaaaacgactaatcgtaagacagtaatactttcaagggatctcatctgagtggggttctcgcatcaacctaacgagtccgatgtctcgcaggtcaatactacacaaccaccatcctAACTTAAGTTTTTCTCATAGCTCGGGTATAAAGATTTTCCTCACACAAATGCCAATAGTCCAGAAAGTTCCAATGATACCATATATCAATAATACAGTAATTGGAAATACAGATAATAAAGGCATATATAGATAAAATAAATAAGaagcaaacaaacagataaaagcaaacactcaaacacaaaacaaactaaattagggttgactcgcttaggagaactagttccccagcagagtcgccagttgtcgcgGCACAAAAGAATACCCCAAGCGTAgggaacgctcgaaatataaataaaacagagt encodes:
- the LOC127129545 gene encoding uncharacterized protein LOC127129545, translating into MTYTQLLPYLIQNGTVVPRALPPMPKLHKPWYDENARCAFHANSEGHTTENCKVFKLRVQELIDQKILSFADVPNVGNNPLPKHDSSGVSAIESSTDDGLIKDVFKLKTLLTVVHARLMEAELMNGVHDNCVVCSSNPDQCGEFKIYLQRLMDQRVIQFTRAKIDEDVAVVVPVFDQERLPKPFVVPYQRNVDLEPVEKIEPMVIHVPAPFSFDSTKAVPWNYEPVVYVGNKPVILKEPDVTNIAGASGVTRSGRVFAPEVTPNKESVPTVEPTKGKEVNPPEVGEGSSKKAVTTEEDREFLKIIKKKDISVIQFDNVVANLNASSCLMFTDDDLPPNGREHNMALHISIQCTDVTLARVLVDTGSSLNVLPKTTLAQLNIEGV